CCAGAGGTAGCAAGTCAGCtcttaatacatttaaataattaacattttatttgaactaatcaattcattacattttaaagacCTGGGTGAAATTTGCAGAACAATTCTAAAAATTGTTTTTGGTGACGTTCAAAGTTTCCAAGTTATTTTTATGTGTCTTTACATGCTGTGACCTGAAGGGGGCAGCAGACACAAAAGTTTAGCCTGAAGCCCAACACTTCACATTTTTATCCATCAAatgttataatattatacagtactgtgcaaaagtcttaggaacactatatattttttttaaatacaaacttttttatagatttttattttatgacttttacattattgattcagtacagaaacattttagatttccaaacattagttttccagcacaaaattaaatgttacagaaaaatgtttgtatgtcagtaaagaaagcagcagattccataagagacacttttcagacaaaaaaacagaatgaaggctgctgggtttcgctgcagaaataagaagcgagtcgacagtcaaagtctccagaagaactgtggctggttctgcaagatgctcagtaacacttacagctcatttccttataaaactgcactactcgtacctgagactactattttttttaaaaaagtgaatgatcgtcacaccaaatattgcctttgtttcatttattactgtttactgctctttatagtatttttttaaatgtagaaacatttaatttcattatttccgaaggcatctttgctctacagcatttctttgcatgtgcctaagacttttgcagagtactgtatatatatctaaaaaaatgatccacttcctgtttcagctcTGGTCAGTTTGTCCTTCAGCGGTGCCCTTGGACTGACCTTTCTGCTTTTGGGCTGTGCGTTGGAGCAGTTTGGGTACGACATCTCTAGACTGTTGGTGTATAATGCCCCAGAAGatgtgactttttatttttcactatgtgtgtgtttgtgtgtttggaatTGATAGAGTCTATTGGCCTCTGTTCGTGCTGATTTTCTACGTGATCTCGCCATTGCCGTACTTCATCGCCACCCGGCTCGGAGACGACACTGATTCCTCCAGCAATACATGCAGGGAACTCGCACATTTCCTCACCACGGGGATTGTGATCTCAGCTTTCGGGCTGCCTATCGTACTGGCACGTATAGAAGTGGTAAGAGAAGggttttttataaattttgcatTAGTCTGTGGCAGTAATTCCaccctgtttattatttttaaggttACAGATGACTCAGATACATTATACCTTAACTCTAGGAATCGTATTCAAATGACTCCGATACATTATAACATAACATTAGAATTCGTATTCAAATGACTCAGATACATTATGATGTAACACTAGGAATCATATTCAGATGACTCTTTTATATTAAACCTAAAGTCTAGGAATCATATTCAAATGGTTCAGATACATTATGATGTAACGCTAGGAATCATATACAAATGACTCtggtatattataatataacacCAGGAATCATATTTGAATGACTCTGGTACATTCAACCTTAATTATAGGAATCATATTCAAATGACTTAGATACATTATGATGTAACAGTAGGAATCATATGTATATGACTCTGATACATTATAATGTAACACTGGGAATCATATTCAAATGATTCAGATAAAGTATAACATAACACTAGGAATCATATTCAAATGAATCAGATACATTATATTGTAACACTGGGAATCATATTCAAATGACTCAGATACAGTACGATGTAACGCTAGGAATCATATACAAATGACTCTGGTATATTATAACGTAACACCAGGAATCATATTCAAATGATTCTGGTACATTACAACCTAACACTAGGAATCATATTCAAATGACTCTGATCTAGGTTCACATTCAAATGAATGAAGTATCGTATAATGTAGCTCAGTGAATCAAATTCAAATGACTTGTACGTTAAAGTGCAACATGATAAACCAAAATTAACTGACAGatgctggagaaaaaaaatcacagtgacactgataCAGTGCATTCAGTGTGAACCAAAGACACACTGTGTGATATGTTGTGAATCAAATTCGGACTCATATACATAAGGCATTACTCTTGGTATGACTCATTCACTGAAATGAATCACTGACTCACTTCCTGTTCTTAAACAGATCAAATGGGGAGCCTGTGGCTTGGTGATGGCAGGAAACAGTGTCATCTTCGTCACCATCCTGGGTTTCTTCCTGGTGTTCGGGGGCAGCGATGATTTCAGTTGGGAGCAGTGGTAAAGCCGTGGCCAAGGACGGGTTGCCAGGTTCAGAGGAAATCCTAATATCTGCTTTTGTAGAGGAGAGGGAAGTGGGTGCAATACAGGAACATTAGGGCTGAGCTTCACCAGTAACATTAATGACAGTGTTGTTGAGGGAGGGGATACTTTAGGGGAAGAAAAAATGAACTTCAACGTTCTTCGTATGTTTCACTGAATCACTGAGTCTCGCTTTAAATCAACACACTGCTTACTAGAACTGACATTCATTCCTAAATGTAGGCCGCTTCACATAAGACTTCACTTGATTCATGCTAGATTCATAATCAACACTATTTTCAAATCAATGCTTAAGTACTTGTGCTTCTTTATAACTATATTCACATGTTTACTGAATTAAAATGGTAAAAAGAAATAAGCTAGAACATTCCAGATAAATCCCAAAACCAAAAAAGTAGTGAAAAGTTACGGAAATGTgggtacatttaaaaaaaaaaaaaaaaaaaaaaacactagctgACGTAAAGCATAAAGGAGCTCTGTGTCGAGACAAAGCTTCTGTCATATCAAtatgtcaaaagaaaaaaaaatctggaccCCTCACTGCCCTTTAGCTATAAAGAACTCTTTTATAATCTATAATTCAGACATGTTGGCTTAACAAAGCTTCTCATTTAGGTTTAGTATTAATAATCCATTCATACTTTCTCACCACGACACACAACTTCAGCTTCTGGTTAATGTTCCTCCTTCTGAGTGAATGTAAAGATAAATGAGCCATCTCTGGTTAGCGTCAGGCTGCTATTCCAGTTTTTGTCCACATTTGTCTAAGTCACATCTCTTCATCTTTCGTATGACTCTACTAaaatatgtgcatttatttacGCTACAACTTGTGACCATGAATCACATTCAAATGACTCTGATTCAGTGTACTTTAATCAAAGAATACATCTCCTTCGTACCAGGAATCACatttaaatgatgaaaatgacTCTATCTATTCAAATGATTCATATAAATGATTCTTTACAATTTCAGATGGCTGTTGCTTTTATGTCATGGAGGAAATTCAAATAAGTTTGAAAGAAAGGCCTTTTCATCATGAATCAAATTCAAATGACTCATAGAAATGCGCttttaataaatcagtaaatcatatttatatgactgatgcactgatgtacttgaatttaattgaaatgaCTCTATAAATGATTCTACACCACGATTATAATTCACTTTTAATGAACGAATCTTAAATGACTCTCATATGGTATACCtatgtttaaatgaatgaaggaatcTTAAAGGCAGCATGTAAACAGTTTTGGAGTCATTTGCTGtatcaatttaatttaatttaaatttgattttagtaagtaaatgatctttattatcagaatcatttggatttgattCATATGCACTGTATCACTCGTATGAAATTGAATCATTGGAATGTATTCACCACACACAAGTGAAATATTGTAAATTATAACCCGTCCACTTCGCTAATATCAACCGAACTTATTTTACATCCGATTTATTGATCGTAACCTCACCCTAAAGCCTTAACATTctggatttaaataaaaactaccAAAGCTCAAGCCTTCCtcctgcatcatcatcatcatcatcattaagcgtatttaggttaggttagggtcaactttactgtcattgtcagagtacgagtacagagacaagCATCCACCCAGTAGTGCAAATAACAAATAAGTCaaaatgaggtaacaaggtTATGGTGCAGTAAGTTACTAGAGTacagtaatgcaaatggcaatgaaattaaatgaaataaataagaatgatGGTGCAGtaagttgagataaacagtatacaggtagagGTAAACAGCATGATGCATGTAATATGATGCAGTAGATACAccatttaatataaacagataaagaatATTGAAGGGAAAGCCATAgcaatttatacatttatacctTGGGTGTTGGTTTTCactgcaaataaatatatatcattttcTAAGTATATTTTTAACCACAGTTTACACAATTCCTGTATGTGTATctgaatataaacatatatgaaGACTCATCTCTGCAGTATGTCAAATACTACACGTATATTTATCTCTTTTATCTCTTAAGAGtaataatttcacatttcactgtATCGTAACAGGTTAGTCAtggtgtaattattattattttccaatttccGACACAGCtcatctgttttgtgtgtgtgtgtgtatgtgtgtgtatattgagCAATAAAGCACTTGTATTTTGATGTTTGGTCTTTCTTTTGCTGTcctgttcattaataataataataataataataataattagcagtgGGACAGTAGAAATTCACACTACGTTAAAGTGTAAAAATCTACTGTACtaaaaatattgactttgtctTTTTCTATCCAGTTTTAGTGCAACTTTGACGTGTTTATATGAGAAACGTTTTCTTTCACCTTAAATTTTCCACCCACATCAGAGGACGTCTATTTCTGAGCTAAAAAGCCGCAGCATGAAACATAAAACCTGCTCCTGtgccacccacccacccacacacacacacacacacacacacacacacacacacacacacacacacacgcgcgggCCGATCATCCTACTGCTATTTGTTGTTCTCCGGtgtttttacattcatttgGATCTGCACAGATAAAAACATCACCATCTGAATGATCATACAGAAATCTGCTGCAGAAAGAAACAGGCTGTTGATCCAGATGTGACACGCCGTGTGTGCTGTGACATGTTTATAACACactctctggaaaaaaaaaggtcacatctagaatctttaagggttctccagTTGTCCCTCTTTGGGGGAATTTCAGAAGGTGTGAGTGTTTCCCTGAGAGAGAGGCTTCCACCCTACAACCCTTTTAGGAGGCTAAGAAGCCTTAACTATAACAAAGAACtttgaaagaaatgaagaaatgaagaaattaaaaaaaagaagggcaGAGAAAGGAAGAAGGCATACAGCAAAAAATagaagagaaagcaagaaataaGTAAggtaaagaaaggaaaatgaaagagaaggaaaagaaaggaaacagtaaaaaaaaaattaaggcaaGAAAAAAGGtaggaaacaaaaaagaagggATATAAAAGGATAGAGTGGCAGATAAGagggaagaaggaaaagaagaaaaacaagagataattaaataagaaggaaaagaaaacaagataGAGTAACGAAGATTAAAGAAAAGGGAAGAGAAACAAGGGAGGAAGGGAATAGAGAAATGTTTTTGATATTATCCAGCTCTTTCCATTTCTGTTATGAGCTCtgttccattttatttatacctACTGTCACTGTGAGTAATGTcctcactgtcacacacacacacacacacacacctcggcAGTGTCCAGTGTCCCTGTGGAAAGTGCAGGAGATAATGCATGATTCAGCTACTTTAGCATGATTTAGGTGAACTGTAATCATTGCTAATTGGGATGTTTGTTGtcgacagctgtgtgtgtgtgtgtttgtgtgtgtgtgtgtgtgtgtgtggataataTGGCAGTGCAGTGAAAAAGTGGGACCTTCCATTTGTTCTGCTTCCTTTCCTCTAATAAATGAGGTAATTTCTGCTCATTTAATATTCCTAACTGTTTACCATGGATCAAATGATTCTTAATATGAAGCAAATTCAAATAACTCTAGTAGAAAAAACTCAATCATCTGAAATAAATGATTCTTACTACCATGAATCAAATTCATGGATATGATTCTTTACACCAGGAATCAAATTCAGATAAATCTTATATTTGACTCATGCCTTTATGCCATGAgtcaaatatacagtaattcagtCTACTGGAAAGGATTCTTTACATCATGaatcaaattaaaatgactCTGATAGAATGCATTGTTATACcatgaatgaaatgtaaatgtttccaACACAGTGTGCATTTATCCTGTGAATCAAACACAACCGCAGTCTGAATGCTATGATTCTTCACATCATGAGTTAGACTGACTCAGAGGGAACGACACTCTCTGTTGAATAACCTAATGTTAAGACAATCAATTTCACTACGAATCAACTTCAAATGACTCAGTATGGTACAGTATCACTCATTTATGGTACAGTATACTATAAATTTCAAACAACTCAAATCCACTGAAGCTTTATTCTATGaatcattttcaaaatattctgatgCAGTGTACTTTACAAGTCATTTTCAAATAACTGATACAGTGTACATTTACTCCATGAAGTAATTTCAAGTGACTCTGATATTGTGTATCTTTCACTATGAATCCATTTAAAACAACTCCAGTACAGTGAGTCAAACACCAtgaatcaaattaaaatgtacCTGGTAGAAATGATTCTTTAAACACTGAATCAATTTCAAATGACTCGAATACTGTGTACCTTTTTATCTACAAGACAGTTTCAAGGAACACTAAAAATCAATTTTAAGCGACTTTGATACAGTTTACCTATACTCTGTGAATCAGTTTCAAACAACTCTTTTACC
This genomic interval from Pangasianodon hypophthalmus isolate fPanHyp1 chromosome 4, fPanHyp1.pri, whole genome shotgun sequence contains the following:
- the LOC113540484 gene encoding leptin receptor gene-related protein; this translates as MAGIKALVSLSFSGALGLTFLLLGCALEQFGVYWPLFVLIFYVISPLPYFIATRLGDDTDSSSNTCRELAHFLTTGIVISAFGLPIVLARIEVIKWGACGLVMAGNSVIFVTILGFFLVFGGSDDFSWEQW